From the genome of Staphylococcus haemolyticus, one region includes:
- the leuS gene encoding leucine--tRNA ligase, whose translation MGYNHKEIEKKWQNYWADNKTFKTSDNLGQKKFYALDMFPYPSGAGLHVGHPEGYTATDIVSRYKRMQGYNVLHPMGWDAFGLPAEQYALDTGNDPREFTKQNIQTFKRQIQELGFSYDWDREVNTTDPEYYKWTQWIFIQLYNKGLAYVDEVAVNWCPALGTVLSNEEVVDGVSERGGHPVYRRPMKQWVLKITEYADRLLEDLDELDWPESIKDMQRNWIGRSEGASVSFKVDNSDESIDVFTTRPDTIYGTTFLVLSPEHSLVNEITSEDKLEAVKKYQEDSSKKSDLERTDLAKDKSGVFTGAYAINPLTGKKLPIWIADYVLSSYGTGAVMAVPAHDERDYEFASKFNLPINEVIAGGDIQKEAYTGVGEHINSGELNGLDNETAISKAIELLVAKGAGEKKVNYKLRDWLFSRQRYWGEPIPVIHWEDGTMTTVPEEELPLLLPETDEIKPSGTGESPLANIDEFVNVIDEKTGMKGRRETNTMPQWAGSCWYYLRYIDPHNSNMLADPEKLKHWLPVDLYIGGVEHAVLHLLYARFWHKVLYDLGVVPTKEPFQKLFNQGMILGEGNEKMSKSKGNVVNPDDIVDSHGADTLRLYEMFMGPLDAAIAWSENGLDGSRRFLDRVWRLFINEDGSLSNKIVENNDNGLDKVYNQTVKKVTEDFNTLNFNTAISQLMVFINDCYKAETIYQPYAEGFVKMLAPIAPHIGEELWDRLGNEDTITYQPWPTYDESLLVDSEVEIVVQVNGKVRAKLNIPKDTSKDEMEALALKDENVKLSIEGKDIKKVIAVPQKLVNIVAK comes from the coding sequence TTGGGATATAATCATAAGGAAATTGAGAAAAAATGGCAAAATTATTGGGCAGACAACAAAACGTTTAAAACGAGTGATAATTTAGGACAAAAGAAATTTTATGCATTAGATATGTTCCCTTATCCATCTGGTGCGGGTTTACATGTAGGGCACCCAGAAGGTTACACAGCTACTGATATTGTATCTAGATATAAACGTATGCAAGGTTATAATGTACTACATCCAATGGGATGGGATGCTTTTGGATTACCTGCTGAACAATATGCATTAGATACTGGTAATGACCCTAGGGAATTTACTAAGCAAAATATTCAAACGTTTAAACGTCAAATTCAAGAATTAGGTTTCAGTTATGATTGGGATAGAGAAGTAAATACTACAGATCCTGAATATTACAAATGGACACAATGGATTTTTATCCAATTGTATAATAAAGGCTTAGCCTATGTTGATGAAGTTGCTGTAAACTGGTGTCCAGCATTGGGAACTGTTCTATCAAACGAAGAGGTCGTTGATGGCGTATCTGAACGAGGAGGACACCCAGTATATAGACGACCTATGAAGCAATGGGTATTAAAAATTACTGAATATGCTGACCGATTATTAGAAGATTTAGATGAACTTGACTGGCCAGAATCTATTAAAGACATGCAACGTAATTGGATTGGACGTTCAGAAGGTGCAAGTGTATCTTTTAAAGTAGATAACAGTGATGAAAGTATTGATGTGTTTACTACAAGACCGGACACAATTTATGGTACGACTTTCCTAGTATTAAGTCCTGAACATTCATTAGTAAATGAAATTACGTCTGAAGACAAATTAGAAGCGGTTAAAAAATATCAAGAAGACTCATCTAAAAAATCTGACCTTGAGCGTACAGATTTAGCTAAAGATAAATCTGGTGTGTTCACAGGTGCTTATGCTATAAATCCATTAACAGGTAAGAAATTGCCAATTTGGATTGCAGATTATGTACTATCTAGTTATGGTACAGGCGCAGTCATGGCTGTACCTGCGCATGACGAACGTGATTATGAATTTGCATCTAAATTTAATTTACCAATTAACGAAGTGATTGCTGGTGGAGATATTCAAAAAGAAGCATACACAGGTGTTGGTGAACATATTAATTCAGGTGAATTAAATGGATTAGATAATGAAACGGCGATCTCTAAAGCAATTGAACTATTAGTTGCTAAAGGTGCAGGCGAAAAGAAAGTAAACTACAAACTAAGAGATTGGTTATTCAGCAGACAACGTTATTGGGGAGAACCAATACCAGTTATTCACTGGGAAGATGGTACTATGACTACAGTTCCAGAAGAAGAGTTACCACTTTTACTACCAGAAACTGATGAAATTAAACCTTCAGGTACAGGTGAATCACCATTAGCTAATATCGACGAGTTTGTAAATGTAATTGATGAAAAGACTGGAATGAAAGGTCGTCGTGAAACTAATACTATGCCACAATGGGCTGGAAGTTGTTGGTATTATTTAAGATATATCGATCCACATAATAGTAATATGTTAGCTGACCCAGAAAAATTAAAACATTGGTTACCAGTAGATTTATATATTGGTGGGGTAGAGCATGCCGTACTCCATCTACTATATGCTAGATTCTGGCACAAAGTGCTTTATGATTTAGGTGTCGTGCCTACGAAAGAACCTTTCCAAAAATTATTTAACCAAGGCATGATACTTGGAGAAGGTAACGAGAAAATGAGTAAGTCTAAAGGGAATGTAGTTAACCCTGATGATATTGTAGATTCACATGGTGCTGATACATTGCGTTTATATGAAATGTTTATGGGACCATTAGATGCAGCAATTGCATGGAGTGAAAATGGTCTTGATGGTTCAAGACGTTTCTTAGACCGTGTTTGGAGACTATTCATCAATGAAGACGGTTCATTATCAAATAAAATAGTTGAAAATAATGATAATGGATTAGATAAAGTGTATAACCAAACTGTTAAAAAAGTTACAGAAGACTTCAACACATTAAACTTTAATACTGCGATAAGTCAATTAATGGTATTTATTAATGATTGCTATAAAGCAGAAACGATTTATCAACCATATGCTGAAGGCTTTGTAAAAATGTTGGCTCCAATTGCGCCACATATTGGTGAAGAATTATGGGACCGCTTAGGTAATGAAGACACTATTACTTATCAACCATGGCCAACTTATGATGAATCTTTACTTGTAGATTCAGAGGTTGAAATTGTAGTACAAGTTAATGGTAAAGTAAGAGCAAAATTAAATATACCTAAAGATACTTCCAAAGATGAAATGGAAGCATTAGCATTAAAAGATGAAAATGTTAAACTATCTATTGAGGGTAAAGACATTAAAAAAGTAATCGCAGTCCCTCAAAAACTTGTTAATATCGTTGCAAAATAA
- a CDS encoding rhodanese-like domain-containing protein, producing MESITVDQLKEKVLESNPVNIVDVRTDEETAMGVIPGAKTIPMDQIPDNLNQFNKNETYYIICAAGMRSAKVVKYLEDHDIHAINVEGGMNEWGTAGTEINSI from the coding sequence ATGGAATCTATTACAGTAGATCAATTAAAAGAAAAAGTATTAGAGTCTAATCCAGTGAATATTGTAGACGTTCGTACAGATGAAGAAACTGCAATGGGAGTTATTCCTGGAGCAAAAACAATTCCTATGGATCAAATTCCTGACAACTTAAATCAATTTAATAAGAATGAAACATATTATATTATTTGTGCCGCAGGAATGCGTAGTGCAAAAGTTGTGAAATATTTAGAAGACCATGATATTCATGCTATTAATGTAGAAGGTGGTATGAACGAATGGGGCACTGCAGGTACAGAAATAAATAGTATTTAA
- a CDS encoding SasC/FmtB family protein: MNLFKKQKFSIRKFTVGTFSTVIATLSFITHTGHAAELDEQSQSAQQKVTETSGTDDTNQKSTAPDNASSQVESKEDTSYPSSKVETKADNNPAPKQNSVDDTSAKSSKSETLSNNKNSNKDLAETKSEANNVDTNQPSTEEKTLSNGKSIKAKHKRVKRDANDTSSNPQTQPDPMAINETNSGQIVNGNFTDTSNGAEIPTAATESAMDAASTIPGWQVVNSQQTQIPLVWGPKVLPSYTYVTFDKTNNKIGAVLSKYSDNLSYGRPDNNVGPIYQDIDVTPGSELQFHFIGTSMGNISGFNSARLFVYDANNPSTLLYKGTPKTSSQPFGIFKGVFNVPDNISRIRVQFESLVNVSHDTYSGHRLLKGPNNFGGGVVADVSVNTGAYLKVSPAQTEYQANSTSATSPNVNAKLNFSIENKGHSSSNKTQYKVVLPEGATFVTAENATGSFNEDTRELTLSINPIDAGTTRDVSYTVSLPTSVPIKKDFNANLIYQTEGINMNRKNGSRDLATQTPGDNNYLRYGGNNEFIIAESDQRQGTTNAPTQSVTVFMYKDAINNKISEIETELAQANQNDYSVEAWNNLQTALTNAKVVKNETDATPITDRKNQAEINNLLLNLEKAKAKFDVDKAAKARENVINNNTEATTEEKQVALTKLQNKYNEKKGEIDNLISSSDIAPLKESSIAQINSINVRATKKAAAKQAIEAALTDRKVFIDSHYDATQEEKDVAMAKVTEEANKAKALIDQSTSNNDVDQAQTNGINIINSIDADVIKKANAKKAIEQAAEAKKALINQNSDATQEEKDAAIQRVTDEVRNADRLIDQSTNNDGVDEVQAHSISSINNIQPEIVKKSDAKQAIDTAVLNQKSLVNNNNEATQEEKDVALAKIDEAAKQAKAAIDAATTNNAVDEATNNNTTIISGILPDTVKKAAARKAIDDAATAKKEAINNTSDATQEEKDAAIAKVDAAVTAAKQAITQATTNDNVDQEQNSGTSTITGIQPEVTKKAAARKAIDDEVVAKKAAIDTVADATDEEKQAAKDKVDAEATKAKAAIDQATTNNDVEQAKSSGVTTIEGIQPDTIKKSSAKQAIDDSANAKKAAIDNNSDATQEEKDVAKAKVDVEAAKAKTAIDQATTNDGVDQTRDLGNNSISVIQPDIVKKAAARKAIDDAATAKKQEIDQHPTATQEEKDAAKAKVDAEVQKAKDAITQANSNNDVDQVQNSETATIAGIQVDAVKKANAKQAIDDAAAKKNEIDQHPTATQEEKDAAKAKVDEEVAKAKRAIDSSTTNDAVDQAKDSGVTTINNIQPESIEKIKAKQAIDDTVTAKKNAIDQDGTTTQEEKDAAKAKVDEEATKAKQLIDQASTNDAVHETRDNEITAINKIQPEAIKKAESKQAIDDAATAKKAAIDQVSDATQEEKDAAKAKVDEEVTKAKSAIDKANTNNDVDQAKTNGTTIISSIEPEAIKKAEAKQAIDVAVSAKKQEIDNNENAIQEEKDAAKTKVDEEATKAKAAIDQASTNNGVDQAKTSGETTISSIQPEVVKKAEAKQAIDDAVTAKKAEIDQNQEATKEEKDAAKAKVDEEATKAKNNIDQSTTNNDVDQAKTDGASAITKIQPDVVKKSEAKRAIDDEVIAKKAEIDQNQEATKEEKDAAKAKVDEEATKAKQSIDNATTNEAVDQAKTQGVTTITAIQPDTIKKAEAKRAIDEVAKAKKQEIDNNTNATKEEKDVAKSKVDEEVTKAKSAIDQATTNDQVDQGNNNGHTAIAPIQPETIKKPEAKQAIDEVAKAKKDLIDQTPNATKEEKDAAKSKVDEEVTKEKKR, from the coding sequence ATGAATCTATTTAAAAAACAAAAATTCAGTATACGTAAATTTACAGTTGGTACGTTCTCAACAGTGATTGCTACATTATCATTTATCACACATACAGGACATGCAGCTGAATTGGATGAGCAAAGTCAATCTGCTCAACAAAAGGTTACTGAAACAAGCGGTACAGATGATACTAATCAAAAATCAACTGCTCCAGACAATGCATCTTCACAAGTAGAATCTAAAGAAGACACAAGCTACCCATCTTCTAAAGTGGAAACGAAAGCAGATAATAATCCTGCACCAAAACAAAACTCAGTTGATGATACAAGTGCTAAATCGAGCAAGTCTGAAACTTTAAGTAACAATAAAAATTCAAACAAAGATTTAGCTGAGACAAAGTCCGAAGCTAATAATGTTGACACTAATCAACCATCAACAGAAGAAAAAACATTATCAAATGGAAAGAGTATTAAGGCCAAACACAAACGAGTGAAACGTGATGCGAATGATACATCTTCAAATCCTCAAACTCAACCAGATCCAATGGCAATCAATGAAACAAACTCTGGACAGATTGTTAATGGTAATTTTACTGATACATCTAACGGTGCGGAAATTCCAACGGCTGCTACAGAATCTGCTATGGATGCTGCAAGCACAATACCAGGATGGCAAGTAGTAAATAGTCAACAGACACAAATCCCATTGGTGTGGGGACCTAAAGTTTTACCATCATACACGTATGTCACTTTCGATAAGACTAATAACAAAATTGGTGCTGTATTATCTAAGTATAGTGATAACTTATCGTATGGTAGACCCGATAATAATGTAGGTCCGATTTATCAAGATATCGATGTTACACCAGGTTCTGAATTGCAATTCCATTTTATTGGTACTTCTATGGGAAATATTTCAGGATTTAACAGTGCTCGTTTATTTGTCTATGATGCAAATAATCCTTCAACTTTATTATATAAAGGTACACCTAAAACAAGTAGCCAACCTTTTGGTATTTTTAAAGGGGTATTTAATGTACCTGATAATATCTCAAGAATTAGAGTACAATTTGAATCTTTAGTAAATGTAAGTCATGACACTTATAGTGGACATCGATTACTTAAGGGCCCAAATAACTTTGGTGGTGGTGTAGTTGCTGATGTTTCTGTTAATACTGGTGCATACTTAAAAGTGAGTCCAGCTCAAACAGAATATCAAGCAAACTCTACTTCTGCGACATCACCTAATGTTAATGCTAAATTAAATTTTTCTATTGAAAATAAAGGTCATTCAAGTTCTAACAAAACTCAATATAAAGTTGTATTACCAGAAGGGGCAACTTTTGTAACTGCTGAAAATGCAACTGGTTCATTTAATGAAGATACAAGAGAATTGACACTTAGTATTAATCCAATAGATGCTGGTACAACAAGAGACGTTTCTTATACTGTATCATTACCTACTTCAGTACCAATTAAAAAAGATTTTAATGCGAATCTAATCTATCAAACTGAAGGTATTAATATGAACCGAAAAAATGGTTCAAGAGACCTTGCTACGCAAACACCTGGTGATAATAACTACCTTCGATATGGTGGTAATAATGAGTTTATTATCGCTGAGAGTGATCAAAGACAAGGTACTACAAATGCACCAACACAATCTGTCACTGTCTTCATGTATAAAGATGCTATCAATAATAAAATAAGTGAAATTGAAACAGAACTTGCTCAAGCAAATCAAAATGATTATTCCGTAGAGGCTTGGAACAACTTACAAACAGCACTTACAAACGCAAAAGTTGTTAAAAATGAAACTGATGCAACCCCAATAACAGATAGAAAGAATCAAGCTGAAATTAATAATTTATTATTAAACTTGGAAAAAGCAAAAGCAAAATTTGATGTAGATAAAGCTGCTAAAGCTAGAGAAAATGTCATTAATAATAACACTGAAGCTACTACTGAAGAAAAACAAGTCGCTTTAACTAAACTACAAAATAAATATAATGAGAAAAAAGGTGAAATTGATAATTTAATTAGTAGTAGTGATATCGCTCCTTTAAAAGAAAGCAGTATCGCCCAAATTAATTCAATTAATGTACGTGCAACTAAGAAAGCCGCTGCGAAACAAGCAATTGAGGCAGCTTTAACGGATCGCAAAGTTTTTATCGATAGTCACTATGATGCTACTCAGGAAGAAAAAGATGTCGCTATGGCTAAAGTAACTGAAGAAGCTAATAAAGCGAAAGCGTTAATTGATCAATCTACATCTAATAATGACGTAGATCAAGCTCAAACTAATGGCATCAACATCATTAATAGTATTGATGCTGATGTAATCAAAAAAGCAAATGCAAAAAAAGCTATAGAACAAGCTGCAGAAGCCAAAAAGGCGCTAATTAATCAAAATAGTGATGCAACACAAGAAGAAAAAGATGCAGCGATTCAAAGAGTTACAGATGAAGTTAGAAATGCTGATAGACTTATTGACCAATCTACAAATAATGATGGTGTTGATGAAGTACAAGCGCACAGTATTAGTTCAATTAATAATATTCAACCTGAAATAGTTAAAAAATCAGATGCAAAACAAGCAATTGATACAGCAGTCTTAAACCAAAAATCATTAGTCAATAATAACAATGAAGCCACTCAAGAAGAGAAAGATGTAGCTTTAGCCAAAATTGATGAAGCAGCAAAACAAGCTAAAGCTGCCATAGATGCTGCAACTACAAATAATGCTGTAGATGAAGCAACAAACAATAATACTACAATTATTTCTGGAATACTTCCTGATACGGTGAAGAAAGCAGCAGCAAGAAAAGCGATTGATGATGCAGCAACTGCTAAAAAAGAAGCGATAAATAATACGTCAGATGCAACACAAGAAGAAAAAGATGCAGCAATAGCGAAAGTTGATGCAGCTGTAACAGCTGCAAAACAAGCAATTACACAAGCAACAACAAATGATAATGTAGACCAAGAACAAAATAGCGGTACTTCGACTATTACTGGTATACAACCAGAAGTTACTAAAAAAGCAGCAGCAAGAAAAGCAATTGATGATGAAGTCGTTGCTAAGAAAGCAGCAATTGATACTGTTGCCGATGCTACAGATGAAGAAAAACAGGCAGCTAAAGATAAAGTTGATGCTGAAGCTACCAAAGCAAAAGCAGCGATTGATCAAGCTACTACAAACAACGATGTAGAGCAAGCCAAATCATCTGGTGTAACAACTATTGAAGGAATACAACCTGATACGATTAAGAAATCGTCAGCAAAACAAGCAATAGATGATAGTGCAAATGCTAAAAAAGCAGCAATTGACAATAATAGTGATGCAACTCAAGAAGAGAAAGACGTAGCAAAAGCAAAAGTAGATGTCGAAGCTGCTAAAGCTAAAACAGCGATTGATCAAGCAACAACGAATGATGGTGTAGACCAAACGAGAGACTTAGGCAACAATTCAATTTCAGTAATTCAGCCTGATATTGTTAAAAAAGCAGCAGCAAGAAAAGCAATTGATGATGCAGCAACAGCTAAGAAACAAGAAATTGATCAACACCCAACAGCTACACAAGAAGAAAAAGACGCAGCAAAAGCTAAGGTAGATGCTGAAGTACAAAAAGCGAAAGATGCAATTACTCAAGCAAATTCAAATAATGATGTAGATCAAGTACAAAATTCTGAAACTGCTACAATAGCAGGTATTCAAGTAGATGCAGTTAAAAAAGCAAATGCTAAACAAGCAATTGATGATGCAGCAGCTAAGAAAAATGAAATTGACCAACATCCAACAGCTACACAAGAAGAAAAAGATGCAGCAAAAGCAAAAGTGGATGAAGAAGTAGCTAAAGCAAAACGAGCAATTGATTCATCGACTACGAATGACGCGGTAGATCAAGCGAAAGACTCTGGTGTAACTACTATTAATAATATTCAACCAGAATCAATAGAAAAAATTAAAGCGAAGCAAGCGATTGATGATACTGTTACAGCCAAAAAGAACGCCATAGATCAAGATGGTACTACTACACAAGAAGAAAAAGATGCAGCTAAAGCAAAAGTAGATGAAGAAGCTACTAAAGCGAAACAACTTATAGATCAAGCTAGTACTAATGATGCTGTACACGAAACTCGAGATAATGAAATAACTGCTATTAACAAAATTCAACCTGAAGCAATCAAAAAAGCTGAATCGAAACAAGCAATCGATGATGCTGCTACAGCTAAAAAAGCAGCAATAGATCAAGTTTCTGATGCTACACAAGAAGAGAAAGATGCAGCGAAAGCTAAAGTTGACGAAGAAGTAACAAAAGCTAAGTCAGCAATCGATAAAGCCAACACAAATAATGATGTTGACCAAGCAAAAACGAATGGAACTACAATAATTTCTTCAATAGAACCAGAAGCTATTAAAAAAGCTGAGGCGAAACAAGCCATCGATGTGGCAGTGTCAGCTAAGAAACAAGAAATTGATAATAATGAAAATGCTATACAAGAAGAAAAAGATGCTGCTAAAACAAAAGTAGATGAAGAAGCAACAAAAGCAAAAGCAGCGATTGATCAAGCTTCTACTAATAATGGTGTAGATCAAGCAAAAACATCAGGTGAAACAACAATTTCTTCAATCCAACCAGAAGTTGTTAAAAAAGCAGAAGCAAAACAAGCAATTGATGATGCAGTGACTGCTAAAAAAGCAGAAATTGATCAAAATCAAGAAGCTACTAAAGAAGAAAAAGACGCAGCGAAAGCAAAAGTAGATGAAGAAGCAACAAAAGCTAAAAATAACATTGACCAATCTACAACGAATAATGATGTCGATCAAGCTAAAACAGACGGTGCTTCAGCTATAACAAAAATTCAACCAGACGTTGTTAAAAAGTCAGAAGCAAAACGCGCAATTGATGATGAAGTAATAGCTAAAAAGGCTGAAATTGATCAAAATCAAGAAGCAACTAAAGAAGAAAAAGATGCAGCTAAAGCGAAAGTAGATGAAGAAGCAACAAAAGCAAAACAATCTATTGATAATGCGACAACAAATGAAGCAGTAGATCAAGCTAAAACTCAAGGCGTTACAACTATTACAGCAATTCAACCTGATACCATTAAAAAGGCAGAAGCGAAACGCGCAATTGACGAAGTCGCTAAAGCTAAGAAACAAGAAATTGATAATAACACAAATGCAACAAAAGAAGAAAAAGATGTAGCAAAATCAAAAGTAGATGAAGAAGTTACTAAAGCTAAAAGTGCTATTGATCAAGCAACTACTAATGACCAAGTTGACCAAGGTAATAATAATGGTCATACAGCTATTGCTCCTATTCAACCTGAAACAATTAAAAAACCAGAAGCTAAACAAGCAATAGATGAAGTAGCAAAAGCTAAAAAAGATTTAATAGATCAAACACCTAATGCAACAAAAGAAGAAAAAGATGCAGCAAAATCAAAAGTAGATGAAGAAGTCACTAAAGAAAAAAAGAGATAG
- a CDS encoding DUF1542 domain-containing protein, with protein sequence MKKDAAKKAIDELVKAKKSEIDNNHNATREEKDSAKSKVDEEAKKAKDNIDKGATNNDVDQAKNSSSNIIKKIQPDTTKKTVVKQTLLDQAKAKKAEIDKDNKATKEEKDAAKAEVDKIIDKANKAIDNANSNDDVDKVQVTFTSKLKEVKVKIVKKPKAQETILNVARKQKAKIDALVGLTDEQKNKAKNMIDEIVKNALEKLDNDINNNDVDSITNKAIEEIEKVNPEVSKGKKALASGNNNDGYRNNNSSDNYNTSSGNNKDSIKLPSTGKEGQNQSPLAGLALISGLFLFLKNRKRNKENS encoded by the coding sequence GTGAAAAAAGACGCAGCTAAAAAAGCGATTGATGAATTAGTGAAAGCTAAAAAATCAGAGATTGATAATAATCACAATGCGACTAGAGAAGAAAAAGACTCAGCAAAATCAAAAGTAGATGAAGAAGCTAAAAAAGCTAAAGATAATATAGATAAAGGAGCTACTAATAATGATGTAGATCAAGCTAAAAATAGCAGTAGTAACATCATTAAAAAAATACAACCTGATACTACTAAGAAAACTGTTGTGAAACAAACACTTTTAGATCAAGCGAAAGCTAAAAAAGCAGAAATCGATAAGGATAATAAAGCAACTAAAGAAGAAAAAGACGCAGCAAAAGCAGAAGTTGATAAAATAATCGATAAAGCTAATAAAGCAATAGACAATGCAAATAGTAATGACGATGTTGATAAAGTTCAAGTTACTTTTACTTCTAAATTAAAAGAAGTTAAAGTTAAAATTGTTAAAAAACCTAAGGCTCAAGAGACTATCTTAAATGTAGCTAGAAAGCAAAAAGCTAAAATTGATGCATTAGTAGGTTTAACAGACGAACAAAAAAATAAAGCGAAGAACATGATTGATGAAATTGTTAAAAATGCTTTAGAAAAATTAGATAATGATATTAATAACAACGACGTTGATTCAATTACAAATAAAGCTATTGAAGAAATAGAAAAGGTAAACCCAGAAGTTTCAAAAGGTAAGAAAGCTTTAGCAAGTGGCAATAATAATGATGGGTATAGAAATAATAATTCAAGTGATAATTATAATACTAGCTCAGGTAATAACAAAGATTCTATTAAATTGCCAAGCACTGGTAAAGAAGGTCAAAATCAATCACCATTAGCAGGTTTAGCATTGATAAGTGGTTTATTCTTATTCTTGAAAAATAGAAAAAGAAACAAAGAAAATAGTTAA